In Woeseia oceani, one DNA window encodes the following:
- the glcF gene encoding glycolate oxidase subunit GlcF: MQTSIHESFRELAEAAEAEAILSSCVHCGFCNATCPTYQQLHDERDGPRGRIYLIKQFLESGEATENTRVHLDRCLTCRSCETTCPSGVQYARLADIGRGILERKLPRPVTARGIRWLLRNVVAFRRRFAMAFTAARVMKPLLPSFLRRKIPSRTPPGVWPAVRHDRVMFTPKGCVQSSVSPNTNAAAARVLDKLGVSLIDESASGCCGAVSYHLGHHDEGKAFFRKNIDAWWPLVESGAEALVLTASGCGSMVKEYGEILKSDPEYAEKAAVISGLARDLSEVVLAEDIERLNVAPDSEKVAVHCPCTLQHAQKLPDGVDRILARMGFNLARTRDKHLCCGSAGTYSILQPQLSRKLLAQKVEALSIDAPDKIVTANVGCQLDLGAAARVPVRHWVEIVDDALVDR; the protein is encoded by the coding sequence GTGCAAACTTCCATTCACGAATCATTCCGCGAGTTGGCCGAAGCTGCCGAAGCCGAGGCGATTTTAAGCTCATGCGTGCATTGCGGTTTCTGCAATGCAACCTGCCCGACGTACCAGCAGTTACACGATGAGCGGGACGGGCCCAGGGGCCGTATCTACCTGATCAAACAGTTTCTTGAGAGCGGAGAGGCGACCGAGAATACGCGGGTCCACCTCGATCGTTGTCTCACGTGCCGGAGCTGCGAGACCACGTGTCCATCCGGTGTGCAGTACGCACGGTTGGCCGATATCGGCCGGGGCATTCTTGAGCGCAAGTTGCCGAGGCCTGTAACAGCGCGCGGAATTCGCTGGTTGCTGAGAAACGTGGTGGCATTTCGGCGACGTTTTGCCATGGCGTTTACAGCGGCCCGAGTCATGAAGCCGTTGTTGCCGTCATTCTTGCGGCGCAAGATTCCCAGTCGAACGCCGCCCGGAGTCTGGCCCGCAGTACGGCATGATCGGGTAATGTTCACGCCCAAAGGTTGTGTGCAGTCCTCAGTCTCACCCAATACCAATGCGGCTGCTGCACGAGTCCTCGACAAGCTTGGCGTCTCGCTCATTGATGAATCGGCATCGGGTTGTTGTGGTGCAGTGAGTTACCACCTTGGGCATCACGATGAGGGCAAAGCCTTTTTCAGGAAGAACATCGATGCCTGGTGGCCGCTGGTTGAATCCGGTGCAGAAGCGCTTGTGCTTACTGCTTCCGGTTGCGGTTCGATGGTTAAGGAATACGGAGAGATACTGAAATCCGACCCCGAATACGCGGAGAAAGCCGCGGTCATTTCCGGGCTCGCCCGGGACCTGAGTGAGGTGGTCCTCGCAGAAGACATCGAGCGTTTGAACGTTGCACCCGATAGCGAGAAAGTTGCCGTCCACTGTCCATGTACCCTGCAACACGCGCAGAAGCTTCCCGATGGAGTCGACCGCATACTGGCCAGAATGGGGTTCAATCTGGCCAGGACCCGGGACAAACACTTGTGTTGCGGATCGGCCGGGACTTATTCGATTCTGCAGCCACAACTGAGCAGGAAGTTGTTGGCGCAAAAGGTTGAGGCTCTGTCGATTGACGCACCGGACAAGATCGTAACCGCCAATGTCGGCTGCCAGCTGGATTTAGGCGCCGCTGCCAGGGTTCCGGTACGTCACTGGGTCGAGATCGTTGACGATGCGTTAGTTGATCGCTGA
- a CDS encoding FAD-linked oxidase C-terminal domain-containing protein has translation MNASAKTDDGGKLALAARFRELLRADQIIVDAESKRPYECDALPVYKAMPLLVLVPETTRQVQAIVRLCYELKVPVVARGAGTGLSAGALPDSNGVLVSLARLSRIIEVDPDARIARVQPGVRNLAISEAAEEFGLYYAPDPSSQIACSIGGNIAENSGGVHCLKYGLTVHNVLGMEIVTAEGEILQVGGRGLDTAGYDLNALFIGSEGLLGIVTEVWVKLLPKPEHARVVMAGFDSVLNAGDAVSAVIAAGIIPAGLEMMDGFAIQAAEDFVNAGYPRDARALLLCEVDGNEDEVLEHVERIESLFREFGATSCRVSRDDAERALFWKGRKAAFPAAGRISPDYYCMDGTIPRRKIGAVLEAIQQLSEQYGLRISNVFHAGDGNLHPLILFDASVPGELHAAEELGGKILELCVQVGGSITGEHGVGVEKLRYMLAQFNDAELAQFHAIKDALDPAGILNPGKGIPTLRQCQEYRSIDASGGAKR, from the coding sequence ATGAACGCAAGTGCCAAGACCGATGATGGTGGCAAGCTAGCGCTAGCGGCGCGATTTCGCGAGCTCCTGCGGGCCGATCAAATCATCGTGGATGCCGAAAGCAAGCGGCCTTACGAATGCGATGCGTTGCCGGTGTACAAGGCGATGCCACTGCTGGTGCTGGTGCCGGAAACGACGCGGCAGGTCCAGGCCATAGTTCGTTTGTGCTATGAGCTCAAGGTGCCAGTGGTGGCACGCGGAGCAGGAACCGGGCTCAGTGCAGGTGCATTGCCTGACAGCAACGGGGTACTGGTTTCTCTGGCGCGTCTGTCCAGGATAATTGAAGTCGATCCGGACGCCCGGATTGCGCGTGTGCAGCCCGGTGTTCGCAATCTGGCTATCAGCGAAGCGGCCGAAGAGTTCGGCCTCTACTATGCGCCGGATCCGTCATCGCAGATCGCCTGCAGCATCGGCGGCAACATTGCGGAAAACTCAGGCGGGGTTCATTGCCTGAAGTATGGTCTGACGGTGCACAACGTGCTGGGCATGGAAATAGTCACAGCGGAAGGTGAGATCCTGCAGGTGGGCGGGCGCGGCCTCGATACCGCGGGTTACGACCTCAATGCGTTGTTTATCGGCTCGGAAGGGTTGCTGGGCATTGTCACGGAAGTGTGGGTCAAGCTGCTGCCGAAACCCGAACATGCCCGGGTAGTCATGGCGGGATTCGATAGCGTCCTGAATGCGGGCGATGCCGTGAGCGCAGTCATTGCGGCCGGAATCATACCGGCCGGTCTCGAAATGATGGACGGCTTCGCGATCCAGGCGGCGGAAGATTTCGTCAATGCGGGCTATCCGCGGGATGCCCGGGCACTTTTATTGTGCGAGGTGGACGGCAACGAAGACGAAGTTCTCGAGCATGTCGAGCGCATCGAGAGTCTTTTCCGCGAGTTCGGCGCAACGTCCTGCCGCGTGTCACGGGACGACGCAGAAAGAGCGCTGTTCTGGAAAGGCAGGAAGGCCGCCTTTCCGGCCGCCGGGCGCATTTCGCCCGACTACTACTGCATGGACGGCACGATCCCGCGCCGAAAGATCGGCGCCGTGCTGGAAGCAATCCAGCAATTGTCGGAGCAGTACGGTCTGCGGATCTCCAACGTTTTTCACGCGGGTGACGGTAATCTTCATCCGCTCATTCTTTTTGATGCCAGTGTTCCGGGTGAGCTGCACGCTGCGGAAGAGCTCGGAGGCAAGATCCTCGAACTGTGCGTGCAAGTGGGTGGCTCGATTACCGGCGAACATGGGGTTGGAGTCGAGAAGCTCCGCTACATGCTGGCCCAGTTCAATGATGCCGAGCTTGCACAGTTCCATGCCATCAAGGACGCACTCGACCCGGCCGGCATACTGAACCCGGGCAAAGGTATTCCGACCTTGCGCCAGTGCCAGGAATACCGCTCTATCGATGCGTCGGGCGGGGCGAAACGCTAA
- a CDS encoding aspartate aminotransferase family protein, with protein MNRQVSPSLAFSKAEGAYLWDSEQNRYLDFHAAFAPHLLGHNESQVNNAVTSVIANRSSLYGSGPNELEIALAESVCGDIKHVEKVTMLNTGSEATALAIKLSRAATGRKHFIVMQGGYNGNSDELACNVFNTIAEIGERVSPGEYPIRPLGAGTVISEQRYVHVINYNDLESVRYVCKRYPVAALITEPVLQNIGIVGPEEGYLSGLRELADELGFVLIFDEVKTGFRHALGGYAELCGVKPDLVTYGKAVANGYPISLLGGKAELMDLLADDDPSKRPLVAGTYNGHPAAVAAAIATLEILKSRGGEVYAHLDTLGRAAEAGLRQAFESRNIVGTVVRLGSAFSFYFMDHAPRDFHDMLTNHDFERDVAVRRALISAGIYFIPIATKQCSISASHTLDDIQLMVEQFGKCLDAVG; from the coding sequence TTGAACAGGCAAGTAAGTCCGTCACTCGCCTTTTCCAAAGCTGAAGGCGCCTACCTATGGGATTCGGAGCAGAACCGATACCTCGATTTCCATGCCGCGTTCGCACCGCACTTGCTGGGGCACAACGAGTCACAAGTGAACAATGCGGTTACCTCGGTCATTGCCAACCGTTCGAGTCTGTACGGCTCCGGTCCAAACGAACTTGAGATCGCACTGGCGGAATCGGTCTGTGGCGACATCAAACACGTTGAAAAAGTGACGATGCTTAATACCGGCAGTGAAGCAACAGCACTGGCCATTAAATTGAGCAGGGCCGCAACGGGCCGCAAACATTTCATCGTCATGCAGGGTGGCTACAACGGCAACTCGGATGAACTTGCCTGCAATGTTTTCAATACCATTGCTGAAATCGGCGAGCGCGTCAGTCCCGGTGAGTACCCGATCCGACCGCTTGGGGCAGGTACTGTCATTAGTGAACAACGGTATGTTCACGTCATCAACTACAATGATCTTGAATCAGTTCGCTACGTGTGCAAGCGCTACCCGGTAGCGGCTTTGATAACGGAGCCGGTTCTGCAGAACATCGGCATTGTAGGCCCCGAGGAGGGTTACCTCAGCGGCTTGCGCGAGCTCGCAGATGAACTTGGTTTTGTGCTGATTTTTGACGAGGTGAAGACCGGCTTTCGCCATGCACTGGGTGGCTATGCCGAGCTTTGCGGCGTCAAACCAGACCTTGTCACCTACGGCAAGGCTGTCGCGAACGGCTATCCAATTTCGTTGCTCGGCGGCAAGGCGGAACTCATGGACCTGCTGGCTGACGATGATCCAAGCAAGCGACCATTGGTTGCCGGCACATACAACGGGCATCCGGCGGCGGTTGCAGCAGCTATCGCAACACTCGAAATACTGAAGTCGCGAGGCGGCGAGGTTTATGCGCACCTGGACACGCTGGGTCGTGCGGCTGAAGCCGGACTTCGACAGGCATTCGAATCCCGGAATATTGTTGGAACGGTTGTGCGACTGGGATCCGCTTTCTCTTTCTACTTCATGGATCATGCGCCACGTGACTTTCACGACATGCTGACCAATCATGACTTCGAACGGGATGTGGCGGTGCGACGGGCACTGATAAGCGCAGGGATTTACTTCATCCCTATTGCTACCAAGCAATGTTCGATTTCAGCCAGCCACACGCTGGACGATATCCAGTTGATGGTTGAGCAATTCGGCAAGTGCCTTGATGCTGTTGGCTAG
- the glcE gene encoding glycolate oxidase subunit GlcE, translating to MGDIAAELEATVRAAAASGTKLSIVAGGSKSFLGRDVAGECLDVSGHSGILDYQPAELVLTARAGTTLTEIAQCLEDCGQMLPFEPPVFDGKATIGGTLACDAAGPARPWRGSVRDATLGVTLINGRGERLRFGGQVLKNVAGYDVSRLQAGAMGTLGVMTEVTVRLLPIPAATATLVREMDAAAAIRRMNEMTRTPLPISAAAWLDGKLYMRLEGAERAVAGARGKIEADFDSGDESIWRHIREQSLEFFKGSTPLWRFSVASNSGHRNADEPWLLDWGGAQRWLRGEFDAQYLESLACDLGGQVSLYRHGDRSGEVFHPQVPAMRNVQMRLKKSFDPHGIFNVGRMYDGI from the coding sequence ATGGGCGACATCGCTGCCGAACTTGAGGCTACCGTGCGTGCTGCCGCCGCCAGCGGCACAAAACTGTCGATTGTTGCGGGTGGCAGTAAGTCATTTCTCGGCCGGGATGTTGCGGGTGAGTGCCTGGACGTGTCAGGTCACAGCGGCATACTCGACTACCAGCCGGCCGAGCTCGTACTGACTGCGCGCGCCGGAACGACGTTGACCGAGATCGCGCAGTGCCTGGAGGATTGTGGCCAGATGCTCCCGTTCGAGCCTCCGGTATTCGATGGCAAAGCGACTATCGGCGGAACTCTCGCCTGCGATGCGGCAGGTCCGGCAAGGCCGTGGCGGGGTTCGGTTCGCGATGCGACGCTCGGCGTTACATTGATTAACGGCAGGGGCGAGCGGCTCCGCTTTGGTGGCCAGGTCCTGAAGAATGTAGCGGGCTACGACGTCTCGCGGCTGCAGGCCGGGGCGATGGGGACGTTGGGTGTCATGACGGAGGTAACTGTGCGCTTGTTGCCCATACCCGCTGCGACCGCGACCCTGGTCCGCGAAATGGACGCTGCCGCTGCTATCAGGCGAATGAACGAAATGACGCGCACGCCGTTGCCGATTTCCGCCGCGGCGTGGCTGGACGGCAAGCTGTACATGCGGCTCGAAGGTGCGGAACGCGCTGTAGCGGGTGCTCGTGGCAAGATTGAGGCTGATTTTGATTCCGGCGACGAGTCGATATGGCGTCACATTCGGGAACAGTCACTGGAGTTCTTCAAGGGCAGTACTCCGCTTTGGCGTTTCTCCGTGGCATCCAACAGCGGGCACAGAAATGCAGACGAGCCCTGGCTGCTCGATTGGGGTGGCGCACAACGTTGGCTGCGCGGGGAGTTTGACGCGCAGTACCTCGAATCGCTGGCATGTGATCTGGGAGGACAGGTTTCCCTGTACCGTCACGGCGATCGCTCCGGGGAGGTTTTCCACCCGCAGGTGCCGGCAATGCGTAACGTGCAGATGCGCTTGAAGAAAAGCTTTGACCCACACGGCATATTCAATGTGGGCCGTATGTACGACGGCATATAG